In Xylanibacter ruminicola 23, a single genomic region encodes these proteins:
- the aspS gene encoding aspartate--tRNA ligase — MYRSKTCGELRLQDAGSVVTLAGWVQRSRKMGGMTFVDLRDRYGLTQLVFNEADDAELCERANKLGREFCIQIKGEVSERQSKNPKMPTGDIEILVKELNVLSESLTPPFTIEDNTDGGDDIRMKYRYLDLRRAAVRKNLELRHRMTILIRNFLDAQNFIEVETPILIGSTPEGARDFVVPSRMNPGQFYALPQSPQTLKQLLMVSGFDRYFQIAKCFRDEDLRADRQPEFTQIDCEMSFVDQEDVLQIFEDLARHLFKEVRGIELPALQRMTWNEAMRRFGSDKPDLRFGMEFVELMDQLKGTGTFPVFNEATYIGGICVPGCANYSRKQLDELTEFVKRPQVGAKGLVYVKFNEDGTVKSSIDKFYTPEVWAQVKEACGAKDGDLVLILSGDNANKTRVQLCTLRLEMGDRLGLRDKDKFVCLWIVDFPLFEWSDEEQRLMATHHPFTMPNPDDIPLLDTDPAKVRAVAYDFVCNGVEVGGGSLRIHDGKLQEKMFQILGFTPERAMAQFGFLINAFKYGAPPHAGLAFGLDRFVSLMAGLDSIRDCIAFPKNNSGRDVMLDAPGELDQKQLDELQLKVELRSTSSLQGSE, encoded by the coding sequence ATGTACAGAAGTAAGACTTGTGGAGAGCTTAGGCTCCAGGATGCCGGTAGTGTTGTAACACTGGCCGGATGGGTACAGCGAAGTCGTAAGATGGGTGGTATGACCTTCGTTGATCTTCGCGATCGTTATGGCTTGACTCAGCTTGTTTTCAACGAGGCTGACGATGCTGAACTGTGCGAGCGTGCCAACAAACTTGGTCGTGAATTTTGTATTCAGATTAAGGGCGAGGTAAGCGAACGCCAGAGTAAGAATCCCAAGATGCCAACTGGTGATATTGAGATTCTGGTAAAGGAACTGAACGTGCTGAGCGAGAGTCTCACACCTCCATTCACCATCGAGGATAACACCGACGGTGGTGATGATATCCGTATGAAGTACCGTTATCTCGATCTGCGCCGTGCTGCTGTTCGTAAGAATCTCGAACTGCGTCACCGCATGACCATCCTGATTCGTAACTTCCTCGATGCTCAGAACTTTATCGAGGTTGAGACACCAATCCTGATTGGTTCTACACCTGAGGGTGCTCGCGATTTCGTGGTTCCTTCACGTATGAATCCAGGTCAGTTCTATGCCCTGCCACAGTCACCACAGACCCTGAAGCAGCTGTTGATGGTATCAGGTTTCGACCGTTACTTCCAGATTGCCAAGTGCTTCCGTGATGAGGACCTGCGCGCCGACCGTCAGCCTGAGTTTACTCAGATCGACTGTGAAATGTCGTTTGTTGATCAGGAGGATGTGCTCCAGATTTTCGAGGATCTTGCTCGTCATCTGTTCAAGGAGGTTCGTGGTATCGAGCTGCCTGCACTCCAGCGTATGACATGGAACGAGGCTATGCGTCGCTTCGGTAGCGATAAGCCCGATTTGCGTTTCGGCATGGAGTTTGTTGAGCTCATGGATCAGCTTAAGGGTACAGGTACTTTCCCTGTATTCAATGAAGCAACTTATATCGGTGGTATCTGCGTTCCAGGCTGCGCAAACTATTCTCGTAAGCAGCTCGATGAGCTCACCGAGTTTGTAAAGCGTCCTCAGGTAGGTGCTAAGGGCTTGGTATATGTTAAGTTCAACGAGGATGGTACTGTTAAGTCGTCTATCGATAAGTTCTATACTCCTGAGGTTTGGGCTCAGGTTAAGGAGGCATGTGGTGCCAAGGATGGCGACCTGGTACTGATTCTCAGTGGCGATAATGCCAACAAGACTCGTGTACAGCTCTGCACACTCCGTCTGGAGATGGGTGACCGTCTCGGACTGCGCGATAAGGATAAGTTCGTATGCTTGTGGATTGTCGACTTCCCACTCTTTGAGTGGAGCGATGAGGAACAGCGCCTGATGGCTACTCACCACCCATTCACAATGCCTAATCCCGACGATATTCCTCTGTTGGATACCGATCCTGCTAAGGTTCGTGCCGTTGCTTACGACTTTGTTTGCAATGGTGTCGAAGTTGGTGGTGGTTCACTGCGTATCCACGATGGTAAGTTGCAGGAAAAGATGTTCCAGATTCTGGGCTTCACTCCCGAGCGCGCTATGGCTCAGTTCGGATTCCTCATCAATGCCTTTAAGTACGGAGCACCCCCTCACGCAGGTCTGGCTTTCGGTCTCGATCGTTTCGTCAGCCTCATGGCTGGTCTCGATAGCATTCGTGATTGTATCGCATTCCCCAAGAATAACAGCGGTCGCGACGTGATGCTCGATGCCCCAGGTGAGTTGGATCAGAAACAACTTGACGAACTTCAGCTTAAGGTTGAACTGCGTTCTACCTCCTCCTTGCAAGGCAGTGAATAA
- a CDS encoding DUF1573 domain-containing protein: MKKIAFIALMLICGLTAALAQKPAEIKFDKLTHDFGSFSEKSPVVTYTFTYTNVGEQPLVINQAVASCGCTVPEYTKAPIKPGEKGEIKVTYNGAGKFPGHFKKSITIRTNGVVEMTRLYIEGEMTEN, encoded by the coding sequence ATGAAAAAGATTGCATTTATAGCATTGATGCTGATTTGCGGATTGACAGCCGCATTGGCACAGAAACCTGCAGAAATCAAGTTCGATAAACTGACACATGATTTCGGAAGTTTCTCTGAGAAAAGTCCTGTTGTTACTTACACCTTCACCTATACCAACGTAGGCGAGCAGCCATTGGTTATCAATCAGGCTGTGGCCAGCTGTGGCTGCACCGTACCCGAGTACACCAAGGCTCCTATCAAGCCAGGCGAGAAAGGCGAAATCAAGGTAACCTATAACGGCGCAGGCAAGTTCCCCGGCCATTTCAAGAAGTCGATCACTATCCGCACCAATGGTGTAGTTGAGATGACCCGCCTCTATATTGAGGGAGAAATGACGGAAAACTAA
- a CDS encoding DUF3078 domain-containing protein, whose amino-acid sequence MRKVALLFAAFWTLSASAAQPKDTLDGRYFRLFAPVTFYHNVANKSLSIQPDSAGQDPVADAIDEALLHIYLNRPDLVNTTESELQQTGNIRKDVDQPIKNQVKLVEKVESPVIDTPDDVPTTILVQKPDFWTKKGDGYLQFMQNYVSGNWYKGGESNYSMVGSLTLEANYDNRNKWKWDNKLEMKLGFLRSRTDSIHKFKSNEDLIRLTSKVGLQAAKNWYYTLQVLAYSQFTQGLKSNDRNVYSDFMSPFNLNFGLGMDYKLATKDKKWSGTVNLSPLAINYRYVDRLDLATSYGLKEGRHSLVDFGSQLTADVTWKINDVITWKSRLYAFTSYKRTEIEWENTFALRVSKYISANLFFFPRFDDTGTKDDDLGYLQFKEYSSIGFSYGF is encoded by the coding sequence ATGAGAAAAGTTGCATTATTATTCGCAGCATTTTGGACGCTTAGCGCCTCTGCTGCTCAACCAAAAGATACATTAGACGGACGCTATTTTCGTTTGTTTGCACCAGTCACTTTCTACCACAATGTGGCTAACAAATCACTTTCAATCCAGCCCGATTCGGCTGGTCAGGACCCTGTGGCTGATGCTATTGACGAAGCCTTGTTGCATATTTATCTGAACCGTCCTGATCTGGTGAATACCACCGAGTCGGAACTTCAGCAAACCGGTAATATTCGTAAGGATGTGGATCAGCCCATTAAGAACCAGGTAAAGCTGGTTGAAAAGGTTGAAAGTCCTGTTATCGATACCCCCGACGATGTGCCTACTACCATTCTGGTTCAGAAACCCGATTTCTGGACAAAGAAAGGTGATGGCTATCTGCAGTTTATGCAGAACTATGTAAGTGGTAACTGGTATAAGGGCGGTGAAAGTAACTACTCGATGGTGGGTTCGCTGACCTTAGAGGCCAACTACGATAACCGTAACAAATGGAAGTGGGATAATAAGTTGGAGATGAAACTAGGTTTCCTGCGTTCACGTACTGACTCGATTCATAAGTTCAAGTCGAATGAGGACCTGATTCGTCTCACCAGTAAGGTCGGCTTGCAGGCTGCCAAGAATTGGTACTATACCTTGCAGGTTCTGGCTTATAGCCAGTTTACACAGGGTTTGAAGTCAAACGATCGTAATGTCTATTCCGATTTTATGTCGCCATTCAACCTCAACTTCGGTCTTGGTATGGATTATAAACTGGCTACCAAGGATAAGAAATGGTCGGGTACCGTCAACCTGTCGCCATTGGCTATCAACTACCGTTATGTTGATCGTTTAGACCTTGCCACCAGCTATGGTTTGAAGGAAGGTCGTCATTCGCTGGTTGATTTCGGTTCGCAGCTCACTGCTGATGTGACATGGAAAATAAACGATGTGATCACATGGAAGTCGCGCCTCTATGCATTCACATCGTATAAGCGTACAGAGATTGAGTGGGAAAACACTTTCGCTCTGCGTGTATCAAAGTATATCTCAGCTAACCTGTTCTTCTTCCCTCGTTTCGACGATACAGGTACGAAGGACGACGACTTGGGTTACCTCCAGTTCAAGGAGTATAGCTCTATCGGATTCTCTTACGGCTTTTAG
- the yidC gene encoding membrane protein insertase YidC yields the protein MNKDTIIGFVLIALVLIGFSWYNQPSQEEMEAARKQDSIATVMQQDAAKKQKAEAAARKAQAAAAAQGDTTALFYAALNGKNQPVVLKNDKVELTFNTKGGTLAKAVIKNFENLNDQMGVTLFDENTQQMNFMLAGKSENIITKDLFFTPSNVTDSTLTMTALAGNGGSIEFNYVLGKDYMLHFNMKANGLQGMFAPNYQEMSIEWTDLARQQEKGFTFENRYTSVTYKEKNGGTDYLSETSEKIDENIDEALDWVAFKNQFFSAALIAKDEFAANSLLTSIPQQKGSGYLKQFNAKLKTAFDPTGAKATEFEMYIGPNDFRLIKDVEQQSAFGKDLDLEQLVNLGWWLVRWINRWFTIYVFDWLTSWGFSMGIVLILITLLLKVITFPMVKKSYMSSAKMRVLKPKLDEATKQYDKPEDQMKKQQAMMQLYSQYGVSPLGGCLPMLIQFPIWMAMFFFVPNAIQLRRESFLWISDLSTYDPIIEWGTQIWGIGDHLSLTCILFCVANVLYSYMTMRQQRDQMVGQQAEQMKMMQWMMYLMPVMFFFMFNDYSSGLNFYYFISLFFSAAIMWTLRKTTNDEKLLAILEAKYKENKNNPQKKTSGLAARLEAMQKQAEELQKQRMNQQKR from the coding sequence ATGAATAAAGACACTATTATCGGCTTCGTCCTCATTGCGCTGGTGCTTATCGGCTTCAGCTGGTACAACCAGCCTTCGCAGGAGGAAATGGAAGCTGCGAGAAAACAAGACAGCATTGCTACAGTGATGCAACAGGATGCCGCCAAGAAGCAGAAAGCAGAAGCGGCTGCACGTAAAGCACAGGCTGCAGCAGCTGCTCAGGGTGACACAACAGCATTGTTCTATGCCGCACTGAACGGCAAGAACCAGCCCGTTGTTCTGAAGAACGACAAGGTTGAGCTGACCTTCAACACAAAAGGTGGTACACTTGCTAAAGCAGTGATTAAGAATTTCGAGAATCTGAACGACCAGATGGGTGTAACCCTGTTCGACGAGAACACCCAGCAGATGAACTTTATGTTGGCTGGTAAGTCGGAGAACATCATCACCAAGGACCTGTTCTTCACTCCATCAAACGTTACCGATTCTACCCTCACCATGACAGCTCTGGCTGGCAATGGTGGTAGCATCGAATTCAACTACGTCCTGGGTAAAGACTACATGCTGCACTTCAACATGAAGGCCAATGGCCTGCAGGGCATGTTTGCTCCTAACTATCAGGAGATGAGCATTGAGTGGACCGACTTGGCACGTCAGCAGGAGAAAGGTTTTACTTTTGAGAACCGTTATACTTCGGTTACCTATAAGGAGAAGAATGGTGGTACCGACTATCTGAGCGAGACATCTGAAAAGATTGACGAGAATATTGATGAGGCTTTGGACTGGGTGGCTTTCAAGAACCAGTTCTTCTCAGCTGCTCTGATTGCTAAGGATGAGTTTGCAGCCAATTCACTGCTTACCAGCATTCCTCAGCAGAAGGGTTCAGGCTACCTGAAGCAGTTTAATGCTAAACTGAAGACAGCCTTCGACCCCACAGGTGCTAAGGCTACTGAGTTCGAGATGTATATCGGTCCTAACGACTTCCGTTTGATTAAGGACGTGGAGCAGCAGAGTGCATTCGGTAAGGACCTCGACCTGGAGCAGTTAGTAAACCTGGGTTGGTGGCTGGTACGCTGGATTAACCGCTGGTTTACCATTTACGTATTCGACTGGCTCACCTCATGGGGCTTCTCAATGGGTATCGTACTGATTCTGATTACCTTGCTACTCAAGGTCATCACCTTCCCAATGGTGAAGAAGAGCTACATGTCATCTGCCAAGATGCGTGTGCTGAAGCCAAAACTCGACGAGGCTACCAAGCAGTATGATAAACCCGAGGATCAGATGAAGAAACAGCAGGCCATGATGCAGTTATACTCACAGTATGGCGTATCACCTCTGGGTGGCTGTCTGCCAATGCTCATCCAGTTCCCAATCTGGATGGCTATGTTCTTCTTCGTACCTAACGCTATCCAGTTGCGTCGCGAGTCGTTCCTGTGGATCAGCGACCTTTCTACTTACGATCCAATCATCGAATGGGGCACTCAGATCTGGGGAATCGGCGATCACTTGTCGCTTACCTGTATCCTGTTCTGTGTAGCCAACGTGCTTTATAGCTATATGACTATGCGCCAGCAGCGCGACCAGATGGTTGGTCAGCAGGCTGAGCAGATGAAGATGATGCAGTGGATGATGTACTTGATGCCAGTAATGTTCTTCTTCATGTTCAACGATTACTCATCAGGTTTGAACTTCTACTACTTTATCTCACTGTTCTTCTCGGCTGCCATCATGTGGACACTCCGCAAGACTACCAACGACGAGAAACTGCTCGCCATCCTGGAGGCTAAGTACAAGGAGAACAAGAACAATCCTCAGAAGAAGACTTCTGGTCTGGCAGCCCGTCTGGAGGCTATGCAGAAGCAGGCAGAGGAACTGCAGAAACAGAGAATGAACCAACAAAAAAGATAA
- a CDS encoding alpha/beta fold hydrolase, producing MKKFRIPVLLLGMMLLANPVKAAENVKIGKQNIKLASNLMTPEALWAMGRVGAAEASADGKQIVYQIGYYSVKANKSQQKIAIINADGTGNTTLTTGSKSETDPTWYNGKIAFLTGGQLWTMNPDGSDRKQISNTSKPIEGFKFSPDGKKVILLHSLEFNEIIKKNPDDLPKATGRLVTDLMYRHWDHYVESIQHPFVADVTEDGIKDGIDILEGEPYECPMEPFGGIEQLDWAPDSKSIAYTCRKKTGLEYSISTDSDIYLYIIGTRETKNLCKPADYKAPKVNPTKTLKYQSVNAKENLKNNVGYDQNPKFSPDGKYIAWTSMERDGYEADRLRLCVYNLATGEKKYVTESFDSSVEDFVWSDSKDAMIYFIGVWHATINLYAVNWKGELKQLTNTWDDFGQIHLMNNGKQLLMERHNYTSPADLYIVTPNFKKPEKTQTKQLTFENKHILDQLAKPTVQQRWVKTSDGKQMLVWVILPPNFDENKKYPTLLFCEGGPQSPVSQFWSYRWNFMIMASQGYVVVAPNRRGLPGFGQEWLEEISGDWTGQCMKDYLAAIDDAANNLPYVDKDKLGAVGASFGGFSVYYLAGHHDKRFKAFISHDGAFNLEAMYTETEENWFSNFEYDDAYWNKDRTANADKTYKNSPHQFVDKWDTPILVIHGEMDYRINATQGMSAFNAARMKGIPAELLIFPDENHWVLKPQNGVLWQRTFFNWLDRWLK from the coding sequence ATGAAGAAATTTAGAATTCCAGTTTTACTATTGGGAATGATGCTTTTAGCTAATCCCGTTAAAGCAGCAGAAAACGTGAAGATAGGGAAACAGAATATCAAGCTTGCCAGCAACCTGATGACACCCGAGGCACTTTGGGCCATGGGTCGTGTAGGTGCTGCCGAGGCTTCGGCCGATGGTAAGCAGATTGTTTACCAGATTGGCTACTACAGCGTAAAGGCTAATAAGAGTCAGCAGAAGATTGCCATCATCAACGCTGATGGTACAGGCAACACCACTCTGACCACTGGTAGCAAGAGCGAGACAGATCCTACCTGGTATAACGGAAAGATTGCTTTCCTGACAGGTGGACAGCTGTGGACTATGAACCCCGACGGTTCTGACCGCAAGCAGATTTCGAACACCTCGAAACCTATCGAGGGTTTCAAGTTCTCGCCTGATGGCAAGAAGGTGATTCTGCTCCACTCACTCGAGTTCAACGAAATTATCAAGAAGAATCCCGACGATCTGCCAAAGGCTACTGGCCGCTTGGTAACCGATCTGATGTATCGCCACTGGGATCACTATGTAGAGAGCATCCAGCACCCCTTTGTTGCTGATGTAACAGAGGATGGCATCAAGGATGGTATCGACATTCTGGAGGGCGAGCCCTACGAGTGCCCCATGGAGCCATTCGGTGGTATCGAGCAGTTAGACTGGGCACCCGACTCTAAGTCGATTGCCTATACCTGTCGTAAGAAGACCGGTCTGGAGTATTCTATCTCTACCGACTCAGATATCTATTTATATATAATAGGTACGCGCGAGACCAAGAACCTTTGCAAGCCTGCAGATTACAAGGCACCTAAGGTTAATCCTACCAAGACCCTGAAGTATCAGAGTGTGAATGCCAAGGAGAACCTGAAGAATAACGTAGGTTACGATCAGAATCCTAAGTTCTCGCCTGATGGCAAGTATATTGCCTGGACTTCGATGGAGCGTGATGGATACGAGGCTGATCGCCTGCGCCTGTGTGTTTACAACCTGGCTACTGGTGAGAAGAAATACGTAACCGAGAGCTTTGATTCAAGTGTTGAGGACTTTGTTTGGAGCGATTCTAAGGACGCGATGATTTACTTTATCGGTGTTTGGCACGCTACCATCAACCTCTACGCCGTAAACTGGAAGGGTGAACTGAAGCAGTTGACCAACACTTGGGACGACTTCGGACAGATTCACCTGATGAACAATGGAAAGCAGCTGCTGATGGAGCGTCATAACTACACATCACCTGCCGATCTGTATATTGTTACTCCAAACTTCAAGAAGCCTGAGAAGACACAGACCAAGCAGCTTACTTTCGAGAACAAGCACATTCTTGATCAGCTGGCTAAGCCAACCGTACAGCAGCGTTGGGTAAAGACCAGCGATGGCAAGCAGATGCTGGTTTGGGTAATTCTGCCACCAAACTTCGACGAGAATAAGAAGTACCCCACCCTGCTGTTCTGCGAGGGCGGTCCTCAGAGTCCTGTATCACAGTTCTGGAGCTACCGTTGGAACTTCATGATCATGGCTTCGCAGGGTTATGTAGTAGTAGCACCTAACCGTCGCGGTCTGCCCGGATTCGGTCAGGAGTGGCTCGAGGAGATCTCTGGCGACTGGACTGGTCAGTGCATGAAGGACTATCTGGCAGCTATCGACGACGCAGCCAACAATCTGCCATACGTAGATAAGGATAAACTGGGTGCCGTAGGTGCATCGTTCGGTGGATTCTCGGTTTACTATCTGGCAGGTCATCACGATAAGCGTTTCAAGGCCTTCATCTCTCACGATGGTGCCTTTAACCTGGAGGCCATGTACACTGAGACCGAGGAGAACTGGTTCTCTAACTTCGAGTACGACGATGCCTACTGGAACAAGGATCGTACCGCTAATGCCGACAAGACCTATAAGAACTCACCTCATCAGTTTGTTGACAAGTGGGATACACCTATCCTTGTGATTCACGGCGAGATGGACTACCGTATCAACGCCACTCAGGGTATGTCGGCCTTTAATGCAGCACGCATGAAGGGTATTCCAGCCGAGCTGCTCATCTTCCCCGATGAGAACCACTGGGTACTGAAACCACAGAACGGTGTACTGTGGCAGCGCACCTTCTTTAACTGGTTGGACCGCTGGTTGAAATAA